A genomic segment from Chloroflexota bacterium encodes:
- a CDS encoding alanine--glyoxylate aminotransferase family protein — protein MASDSTTVSPVRPPQRILMAPGPTELPPTVIQALIAPLTGHKDPFFLSVMDDTARLLRQVFQTRNRTCLSLPGTGGAGMEAALTNLIQPGDTAVVCINGLFGERMAEIVRRCGGKAVTVTAPWGEPVDPDDVRRALRAERARVVMATHGETSTGIQQPLDEIGQAAREHDAMLVVDTVATLGGIRVVPDQWNCAICFSASQKCLSAPPGLAPITVSDDAMAYIRGRATPVQNWYFDLDFHDRYWFAEERAYHHTAPVLLTYALREAVRLVVEEGLDDRFARHKLHQKALTAGISALELDLFGNPTFRLPTVVAVRTPDAVDEARVRAELLNEFGVEIAGGLGAQAGKIWRIGVMGYSATQDNILLLLAGIETLLARQGYGNDTGAAVAAASSVYSAARGAAAAVAHTP, from the coding sequence ATGGCAAGCGATAGCACGACCGTATCTCCCGTCAGGCCCCCGCAGCGGATCCTCATGGCGCCTGGGCCGACAGAGCTCCCGCCTACAGTCATCCAGGCGCTGATCGCCCCCCTCACGGGACACAAGGATCCCTTCTTCCTGAGCGTCATGGACGATACGGCCCGGTTGCTACGCCAGGTCTTTCAGACGCGGAATCGCACGTGTCTTTCGCTCCCTGGTACTGGCGGGGCAGGAATGGAGGCGGCGCTCACCAACCTCATTCAGCCCGGCGACACCGCCGTCGTGTGCATCAATGGGTTGTTTGGCGAACGCATGGCCGAGATCGTGCGCAGGTGCGGGGGGAAAGCCGTCACGGTGACGGCGCCCTGGGGAGAACCGGTCGATCCGGACGACGTCCGACGGGCGCTGCGCGCCGAACGAGCCCGGGTCGTCATGGCGACCCACGGCGAAACGTCGACCGGGATCCAGCAGCCCCTGGACGAGATCGGGCAAGCTGCCCGCGAGCACGATGCCATGCTCGTCGTGGACACGGTCGCAACGCTCGGCGGCATTCGCGTCGTCCCGGACCAGTGGAACTGCGCGATTTGCTTTAGCGCCAGCCAGAAGTGCCTATCGGCACCGCCCGGGCTCGCCCCCATCACCGTGAGCGACGACGCCATGGCCTACATCCGCGGCCGTGCGACTCCCGTTCAAAACTGGTACTTCGATCTGGACTTCCACGACCGGTACTGGTTCGCCGAGGAGCGAGCGTACCACCACACGGCGCCCGTCCTTCTGACCTATGCGCTTCGCGAGGCCGTCCGCCTCGTCGTCGAGGAAGGACTCGACGATCGGTTCGCCCGCCATAAGCTGCATCAGAAGGCGCTGACCGCGGGGATCAGCGCGCTGGAGCTCGACCTGTTCGGAAACCCGACATTCCGACTCCCGACGGTTGTGGCCGTGCGCACACCCGACGCAGTCGACGAGGCGCGGGTACGCGCCGAGCTGCTGAATGAATTTGGCGTTGAGATTGCCGGAGGACTCGGAGCCCAGGCGGGAAAGATCTGGCGAATCGGGGTGATGGGATATTCCGCAACCCAGGACAACATCCTGCTGCTTCTCGCCGGGATCGAGACCCTTCTGGCTCGCCAGGGTTACGGAAACGATACCGGAGCTGCGGTGGCCGCGGCTTCCTCCGTCTATAGCGCCGCCCGGGGGGCGGCCGCGGCGGTGGCCCACACCCCGTGA